From one Saccharomyces cerevisiae S288C chromosome XVI, complete sequence genomic stretch:
- the RRG8 gene encoding Rrg8p (hypothetical protein; required for efficient 5' processing of mitochondrial tRNAs, for respiratory growth and mitochondrial genome maintenance; null mutation results in a decrease in plasma membrane electron transport; localizes to the matrix side of the inner mitochondrial membrane) produces MGLPKSAYKKLLIDCPTRVINKNCAQRVKDVSPLITNFEKWSDKRKKLYFKDEEEMVGQFHLENFNLKNNLYGRLLASPMRAEKISKLKSCRELLIPLKVVPSTGKDQHADKDKLKLVPTLDYSKSYKSSYVLNSASIVQDNLAAATSWFPISVLQTSTPKSLEVDSSTFITEYNANLHAFIKARLSVIPNVGPSSINRVLLICDKRKTPPIEIQVVSHGKGLPITQSVFNLGYLHEPTLEAIVSKDAVTNGIYLDADNDKDLIKHLYSTLLFHSVN; encoded by the coding sequence atgGGTTTACCTAAATCGGCATATAAGAAGTTACTCATAGATTGTCCAACGAGAGTCATTAATAAAAACTGTGCCCAACGAGTCAAAGATGTTTCTCCGCTCATTACAAACTTCGAGAAATGGTCGGATAAGCGCAAGAAGCTCTATTTcaaagatgaagaggaaatgGTGGGGCAGTTccatttggaaaatttcaatttaaaaaataacttaTATGGTAGGCTTTTAGCTTCTCCAATGAGAGCAGAaaaaatctcaaaattaaaatcGTGTAGAGAATTACTAATTCCATTGAAAGTGGTACCATCAACTGGCAAAGATCAGCATGCTGATAAAGATAAACTAAAACTGGTACCTACACTAGATTATTCCAAATCATACAAAAGCTCGTACGTATTGAATTCAGCCTCCATTGTACAAGACAACTTGGCGGCTGCGACGTCATGGTTCCCAATCTCGGTATTGCAAACATCAACTCCAAAGAGCCTAGAAGTTGATTCCTCTACATTTATAACGGAATACAATGCTAACTTGCACGCATTTATAAAAGCAAGACTTTCAGTGATACCGAATGTTGGACCTTCTTCGATAAATCGTGTTTTACTCATTTGTGACAAGAGAAAAACACCCCCGATTGAAATACAAGTAGTTAGTCATGGTAAAGGGCTACCAATTACACAGTCTGTCTTTAACCTTGGTTATCTCCACGAGCCAACTCTAGAAGCTATCGTGAGTAAAGATGCAGTTACTAATGGAATTTACCTGGATGCCGACAATGACAAGGATCTCATCAAACACCTTTATAGTACATTATTGTTTCATTCAGTTAACTGA
- the RGC1 gene encoding Rgc1p (Putative regulator of the Fps1p glycerol channel; multiply phosphorylated by Hog1p under osmotic stress; contains a pleckstrin homology domain; forms homodimers and heterodimerizes with paralog Ask10p; green fluorescent protein (GFP)-fusion protein localizes to the cytoplasm) codes for MSDYFTFPKQENGGISKQPATPGSTRSSSRNLELPKNYRSFGGSSDELASMYSADSQYLMDMIPDSLTLKNEPASGNTQMNGPDGKENKDIKLDEYILPKTDPRSPYYINMPIPKKLPKSEGKARAKQKVNRADPSDLDVENIYETSGEFVREYPTDILIDRFHKWKKILKSLIAYFREAAYSQEQIARINYQMKNAVKFAFLTDLEDETNKLVDPSISKLPTKKPQPVPLAAQKLDSKYDTDVEQPQSIQSVPSEEVASASSGFMKFGSGSIQDIQVILKKYHLSLGSQQYKISKEILAYIIPKLTDLRKDLTTKMKEIKELNGDFKTNIGEHIKITSRLLNKYIASVKLLDEASTSGDKQGEKLKPKHDPYLLKLQLDLQLKRQLLEENYLREAFLNLQSAALQLEKIVYSKIQSALQRYSALIDSEARLMIKNLCHELQQGILSRPPAVEWDNFVSHHPTCLMNLKSTDPPPQPRRLSDIVYPNMKSPLAKCIRVGYLLKKTESSKSFTKGYFVLTTNYLHEFKSSDFFLDSKSPRSKNKPVVEQSDISRVNKDGTNAGSHPSSKGTQDPKLTKRRKGLSSSNLYPISSLSLNDCSLKDSTDSTFVLQGYASYHSPEDTCTKESSTTSDLACPTKTLASNKGKHQRTPSALSMVSVPKFLKSSSVPKEQKKAKEEANINKKSICEKRVEWTFKIFSASLEPTPEESKNFKKWVQDIKALTSFNSTQERSNFIEEKILKSRNHNNGKSSQRSKNSTYITPVDSFVNLSEKVTPSSSVTTLNTRKRANRPRYIDIPKSANMNAGAMNSVYRSKVNTPAIDENGNLAIVGETKNSAPQNGMSYTIRTPCKSPYSPYTGEGMLYNRSADNLMASSSRKASAPGEVPQIAVSNHGDEAIIPASAYSDSSHKSSRASSVASIHNQRVDFYPSPLMNLPGVSPSCLALDGNANGYFGIPLNCNSEARRGSDLSPFEMESPLFEENRTQNCSGSRKSSACHIPHQCGPRKEGNDSRLIYGNEKGASQSRLTLKEPLTSKGVEAPYSSLKKTYSAENVPLTSTVSNDKSLHSRKEGSTNTVPATSASSK; via the coding sequence ATGTCTGACTATTTCACGTTTCCTAAGCAGGAGAATGGCGGTATCTCGAAGCAGCCTGCGACACCAGGTTCAACTCGGAGCTCTTCTAGAAATTTGGAGTTACCGAAGAACTATCGTTCATTTGGTGGTAGTAGCGATGAACTGGCATCTATGTATTCCGCCGACTCCCAGTACTTGATGGATATGATTCCTGATTCATTGACGCTGAAAAATGAGCCAGCATCTGGAAATACGCAAATGAACGGGCCAGATGGCAAAGAGAATAAGGACATAAAACTTGACGAGTATATATTACCCAAGACAGACCCAAGGTCACCCTACTATATTAACATGCCTATACCTAAAAAATTGCCGAAGAGTGAAGGTAAGGCGAGGGCTAAACAAAAGGTTAACAGGGCTGATCCTTCTGATTTAGATGTGGAGAACATTTACGAAACTTCCGGGGAGTTTGTTAGAGAGTATCCGACAGATATTTTGATTGATAGGTTTCAcaaatggaagaaaatcttgaaaagtTTGATCGCTTACTTCAGAGAAGCTGCCTACTCTCAGGAACAAATTGCAAGGATCAACTACCAGATGAAAAATGCCGTAAAATTTGCTTTTCTTACTGATTTGGAAGATGAAACAAACAAACTGGTTGATCCAAGTATATCTAAGTTGCCTACTAAGAAACCTCAGCCTGTCCCATTGGCCGCTCAAAAATTGGACAGCAAGTACGACACAGATGTGGAACAGCCGCAGTCAATCCAATCAGTACCTTCGGAAGAGGTAGCTTCAGCTTCTTCTGGCTTCATGAAATTTGGGTCAGGATCCATTCAAGATATTCAAgtgattttgaagaagtacCATTTATCTTTGGGTAGTCAACAATATAAGATCTCTAAGGAAATCTTGGCATATATTATACCCAAATTGACCGACTTGCGTAAGGATTTGACCACAAAgatgaaagaaattaaagaatTAAATGGAGATTTCAAGACTAACATAGGCGAGCATATCAAAATAACAAGCAGGCTTCtgaataaatatattgCTTCAGTGAAGTTATTAGATGAAGCATCCACTTCGGGCGATAAGCaaggtgaaaaattaaaaccAAAACACGATCCATaccttttgaaattacaaCTAGATTTGCAGCTGAAAAGACAATTACTCGAAGAAAACTATCTTCGAGAAGCTTTTCTGAATTTACAATCAGCAGCACTACAACTGGAGAAAATAGTATATTCTAAAATTCAATCCGCATTACAGCGCTACTCAGCGTTAATTGATTCAGAAGCACGATTAATGATCAAAAATTTGTGCCATGAATTGCAGCAAGGTATTCTATCTAGACCACCGGCTGTAGAGTGGGATAATTTTGTCTCTCATCATCCTACCTGTCTGATGAATTTAAAATCGACAGACCCGCCACCGCAACCCAGAAGATTATCTGATATTGTTTATCCTAACATGAAATCGCCGCTGGCCAAATGCATTAGAGTAGGATATCTACTGAAGAAAACAGAGTCTTCTAAAAGTTTTACTAAAGGTTATTTTGTGTTGACTACAAATTATCTTCACGAATTCAAAAGCAGCGATTTCTTTCTAGACAGCAAGTCTCCCcgttcaaaaaataaacctGTTGTTGAACAATCAGACATTAGCCGTGTGAATAAGGATGGGACTAACGCTGGCAGTCACCCATCGAGCAAAGGGACACAGGATCCGAAACTGACGAAGAGAAGAAAGGGTTTGAGTTCTTCGAATCTATATCCTATCTCTAGTTTGTCTTTAAATGATTGCTCATTAAAGGATAGTACTGACTCAACTTTTGTTTTACAAGGGTATGCTAGTTATCATTCACCAGAGGACACATGTACAAAAGAATCAAGCACGACCTCAGATTTGGCATGTCCAACAAAGACGCTTGCTTCAAATAAGGGCAAACATCAACGTACGCCTTCAGCTCTCTCGATGGTGTCCGTTCCGAAATTTCTAAAGAGTTCTTCCGTGCCcaaggaacaaaaaaaggctaaagaagaagctaaCATCAATAAGAAGTCAATTTGCGAGAAGCGCGTTGAATGGACgtttaaaatattttccGCAAGTCTTGAACCAACTCCAGAggaatcaaaaaatttcaagaaatggGTTCAGGACATAAAAGCGCTTACAAGTTTCAATTCTACTCAGGAGAGGTCGAActtcattgaagaaaagattcTGAAAAGTAGAAACCATAATAATGGAAAGAGCTCTCAAAGGTCCAAAAACAGTACATATATCACTCCAGTAGACAGTTTTGTTAACCTTTCTGAAAAAGTAACGCCATCTTCCTCTGTTACCACGTTAAACACTAGGAAGAGGGCAAATCGTCCTCGTTATATAGACATCCCAAAAAGCGCAAATATGAATGCAGGCGCTATGAATTCCGTATACAGGTCAAAAGTCAATACACCAGccattgatgaaaatggtaatCTGGCCATAGTGGGAGAAACGAAAAACAGTGCTCCACAAAATGGTATGAGTTACACAATTAGAACCCCTTGCAAATCGCCTTATTCACCTTATACTGGGGAAGGTATGCTTTACAACCGGTCAGCAGATAACTTAATGGCATCCTCTTCGCGAAAAGCATCGGCTCCCGGAGAGGTACCTCAAATAGCTGTTAGTAATCATGGGGATGAAGCCATTATTCCGGCAAGCGCGTATTCAGATAGTAGTCATAAATCGTCTCGTGCCTCCAGTGTTGCATCCATTCACAACCAACGGGTTGATTTTTATCCTTCGCCATTAATGAACTTACCAGGTGTTTCACCCAGTTGTCTAGCATTGGATGGTAATGCAAACGGATATTTTGGAATACCATTGAATTGCAATTCGGAAGCAAGACGAGGGTCAGATCTTTCACCTTTTGAGATGGAGTCTCCATTGTTCGAGGAAAACAGAACTCAAAACTGCAGTGGCTCTCGCAAAAGTTCAGCTTGTCATATTCCCCATCAATGTGGTCCAAGGAAAGAAGGTAATGACTCACGATTGATCTACGGCAATGAGAAGGGCGCCTCACAATCACGTCTAACGTTGAAGGAACCGCTTACATCTAAAGGTGTTGAAGCTCCTTATAgcagtttgaaaaagacaTATAGTGCGGAAAACGTCCCACTAACATCTACTGTATCGAATGATAAGTCTCTTCACTCGCGCAAGGAGGGAAGTACTAATACTGTACCTGCTACATCCGCGTCAAGTAAGTGA